From Cellulosimicrobium sp. ES-005, one genomic window encodes:
- a CDS encoding thiamine pyrophosphate-dependent enzyme, which yields MPKTKALKPAATWVELSTTTADWKAADPRLLETMLVQLHLVRAFEEEVLELAGQKLINGPAHSSIGQEGGAVGSVLPLVAADQINGSHRGHHQFLAKALGYVQPDGFDARAELGDDVRTVLYRSLSEIAGLADGYCRGRGGSMHLQWKEAGAMGTNAIVGGAVPFATGFAWADKHSGTDNVAVTYFGDGAVNIGSVLESFNLAAAWDLPVCFFIENNQYAVSTTVEEATGDPRLSARGLGFGIKSWRVDGQDTLAVYLAMQQAVEHMRAGGGPTIVEADTYRYFHQNGPFPGSAFGYRAKEEEQAWRDREPIRTVEARVVERGLLTPDECAQVRARAKAAMKEISASLLEPVPGGKPGQQQIRPALWPDTDFIDVGIRGDLSGLDGADVRDVADFGSEELEQRKFVDVVADVMHRRMSADERVVVMGEDVHKLNGGSRGATKGLGTDFPDRTLGTPIAEAAFSGLGGGLALDGRYYPVVELMYADFIWVAADQLFNQIGKARHMFGGDHDMPLLLRIKIGTGTGYGSQHSMDPAGILATSVGWRIVAPSTPLDYVGLVNAAMRLKDPVAVLEHDADLYKAVMDAPKDLDFCLPVGKAAIRRSGSAATVVSYLSMVQRCVDAADEAGVDAEVVDLRWLDRASVDWDTLGESIRKTNKVLVVEQGSAGTSYGGWLADEIQRRYFDWLDAPVTRVHGSESSPSISKVLEQAALASTADVAAALRAL from the coding sequence ATGCCGAAGACCAAGGCACTCAAGCCGGCCGCCACATGGGTCGAGCTCAGCACCACGACCGCGGACTGGAAGGCCGCCGACCCGCGGCTCCTCGAGACCATGCTCGTCCAGCTCCACCTCGTGCGCGCGTTCGAGGAGGAGGTCCTCGAGCTCGCCGGGCAGAAGCTCATCAACGGTCCGGCCCACTCCTCGATCGGCCAGGAGGGCGGCGCCGTGGGCTCGGTCCTGCCTCTCGTCGCGGCGGACCAGATCAACGGCTCCCACCGCGGCCACCACCAGTTCCTCGCCAAGGCGCTCGGCTACGTCCAGCCGGACGGCTTCGACGCGCGCGCCGAGCTCGGCGACGACGTGCGCACCGTCCTCTACCGGTCCCTGTCCGAGATCGCGGGCCTCGCCGACGGCTACTGCCGCGGCCGTGGCGGGTCGATGCACCTGCAGTGGAAGGAGGCCGGGGCCATGGGCACGAACGCGATCGTGGGCGGGGCCGTCCCCTTCGCGACCGGCTTCGCCTGGGCGGACAAGCACTCCGGCACCGACAACGTCGCCGTCACCTACTTCGGGGACGGTGCGGTGAACATCGGCTCGGTGCTGGAGAGCTTCAACCTCGCCGCCGCCTGGGACCTGCCGGTCTGCTTCTTCATCGAGAACAACCAGTACGCCGTCTCGACGACGGTCGAGGAGGCGACCGGCGACCCGCGCCTGTCCGCGCGCGGGCTCGGCTTCGGCATCAAGAGCTGGCGCGTCGACGGGCAGGACACGCTCGCCGTCTACCTCGCCATGCAGCAGGCCGTCGAGCACATGCGCGCGGGCGGCGGCCCGACGATCGTCGAGGCGGACACGTACCGCTACTTCCACCAGAACGGGCCGTTCCCCGGCAGCGCGTTCGGCTACCGCGCCAAGGAGGAGGAGCAGGCGTGGCGCGACCGTGAGCCGATCCGGACCGTCGAGGCACGCGTCGTGGAGCGCGGGCTCCTCACCCCGGACGAGTGCGCGCAGGTGCGCGCGCGGGCCAAGGCCGCGATGAAGGAGATCTCCGCCTCGCTGCTCGAGCCGGTGCCCGGCGGCAAGCCTGGCCAGCAGCAGATCCGTCCCGCGCTGTGGCCCGACACCGACTTCATCGACGTCGGCATCCGCGGCGACCTGTCCGGGCTCGACGGCGCGGACGTCCGCGACGTCGCGGACTTCGGTTCCGAGGAGCTCGAGCAGCGCAAGTTCGTCGACGTCGTCGCCGACGTGATGCACCGCCGCATGTCGGCGGACGAGCGGGTCGTCGTCATGGGCGAGGACGTCCACAAGCTCAACGGCGGGTCGCGCGGCGCGACCAAGGGGCTCGGGACGGACTTCCCCGACCGCACGCTCGGCACGCCCATCGCCGAGGCCGCGTTCAGCGGCCTGGGGGGCGGCCTCGCGCTCGACGGGCGCTACTACCCGGTCGTCGAGCTCATGTACGCCGACTTCATCTGGGTCGCCGCCGACCAGCTCTTCAACCAGATCGGCAAGGCACGGCACATGTTCGGCGGCGACCACGACATGCCGCTGCTGCTGCGCATCAAGATCGGCACGGGCACCGGCTACGGCTCGCAGCACTCGATGGACCCCGCGGGCATCCTCGCGACCTCCGTCGGGTGGCGCATCGTCGCCCCGTCCACCCCGCTCGACTACGTCGGGCTGGTCAACGCGGCGATGCGGCTCAAGGACCCCGTCGCGGTGCTCGAGCACGACGCCGACCTGTACAAGGCCGTCATGGACGCGCCGAAGGACCTCGACTTCTGCCTGCCCGTCGGCAAGGCCGCGATCCGCCGGTCCGGCAGCGCCGCGACCGTCGTCTCCTACCTGTCGATGGTCCAGCGCTGCGTCGACGCCGCGGACGAGGCGGGCGTCGACGCGGAGGTCGTGGACCTGCGCTGGCTCGACCGCGCGAGCGTCGACTGGGACACGCTCGGCGAGTCGATCCGCAAGACCAACAAGGTGCTCGTCGTCGAGCAGGGCTCGGCCGGCACGTCGTACGGCGGGTGGCTCGCGGACGAGATCCAGCGGAGGTACTTCGACTGGCTCGACGCCCCGGTGACCCGCGTGCACGGCTCCGAGTCGTCGCCCAGCATCTCCAAGGTGCTGGAGCAGGCGGCGCTCGCGAGCACCGCCGACGTCGCCGCTGCGCTGCGCGCGCTCTGA
- a CDS encoding HAD-IIB family hydrolase, whose product MSSSTVTLPSLADVGALALDVDGTLAGADHAVSPRTAAAVARVRDAGVPVLLVTGRSRANTLDLAGSIGLDLPVVCCNGAVVVDPRTDEDLRVETLAPEEIRTMAELADELGLTCTWWTSRDIFISEPGFGRDLLMALNEQDVRVADLRDTDPRAIVKIMVVGRGDRLDEVAPTVSRVPRIARAMDEFFELSPERGAKWEGLSFVLDRLGVTADRTLGFGDGGNDVPWLSRIGYGFAMGNARPEVKAVTLASIGNHAEDGLAAFLEHALDHLGLGAPRTGDLA is encoded by the coding sequence ATGTCGTCCTCGACCGTCACCCTCCCCTCGCTCGCCGACGTCGGCGCCCTCGCCCTCGACGTCGACGGGACGCTCGCCGGCGCCGACCACGCCGTCTCGCCGCGCACCGCGGCCGCGGTCGCCCGCGTCCGCGACGCCGGCGTCCCCGTCCTGCTCGTCACCGGGAGGTCACGGGCCAACACCCTCGATCTCGCGGGCTCGATCGGACTCGACCTGCCCGTGGTCTGCTGCAACGGGGCCGTCGTGGTCGACCCGCGCACGGACGAGGACCTGCGCGTCGAGACCCTGGCCCCGGAGGAGATCCGGACGATGGCCGAGCTCGCGGACGAGCTCGGCCTCACCTGCACGTGGTGGACGTCGCGCGACATCTTCATCTCCGAGCCGGGCTTCGGTCGCGACCTCCTCATGGCGCTCAACGAGCAGGACGTGCGCGTCGCCGACCTCCGGGACACCGACCCGCGGGCGATCGTCAAGATCATGGTCGTCGGCCGCGGGGACCGTCTGGACGAGGTCGCCCCCACGGTCTCGCGCGTCCCCCGGATCGCCCGCGCGATGGACGAGTTCTTCGAGCTCTCGCCCGAGCGGGGCGCGAAGTGGGAGGGCCTGTCCTTCGTGCTGGACCGCCTCGGCGTGACCGCGGACCGCACGCTCGGGTTCGGCGACGGCGGCAACGACGTACCGTGGCTGTCCCGCATCGGCTACGGGTTCGCGATGGGCAACGCGCGCCCCGAGGTCAAGGCCGTCACGCTCGCGAGCATCGGCAACCACGCCGAGGACGGGCTGGCCGCCTTCCTCGAGCACGCCCTCGACCACCTGGGCCTCGGCGCCCCCCGGACCGGAGACCTCGCATGA
- the glpK gene encoding glycerol kinase GlpK — protein MTKYILGIDEGTTSARTFVIDEEGTVLGLGQAELTQHYPRSGWIEHDPQEIVTTQYETMRAAMRQAGIQPADLSAIGLTNQRQTALVWEKDTGRPIYNAIVWASRHSVDIVEQWVAEGHGETIRSKTGRTPDAFYSASKIRWILDAVPGAQERAEKGELLAGTIDTWLVWNLTGREAFVTDYSNGAETMMMNLETLDWDDELLSIYGIPRVMLPRIVPSDTVVGDAAPSFGAPVPIAANMGDQQAGLFGQAAFKPGQAKMTYGTAGVLNINAGSSTAYVPGLTTTAAWGVGGDIAYEIEGVVYAMGKTMQWLRDDMKLIHAAPDSEWYAGQVASTEGVYLVPAFTGLGAPDWDSYARAAIVGISNATNRLHIIRAGVESMVYQTRDLVQAALDQSDITIPEIRVDGGAVKNNLLCQMTADITGIPVIRPRVQEATIYGAMLMAGIATGVYGSLDEVSSRWQQDRVFEPAMSRDQADTLYAGWREARELTKGWARKVPGAAA, from the coding sequence ATGACGAAGTACATCCTCGGAATCGACGAGGGAACCACGAGCGCCCGGACGTTCGTGATCGACGAGGAGGGAACGGTCCTCGGACTCGGCCAGGCCGAGCTCACGCAGCACTACCCCCGGTCCGGCTGGATCGAGCACGACCCGCAGGAGATCGTCACGACCCAGTACGAGACGATGCGCGCCGCGATGCGCCAGGCGGGCATCCAGCCCGCTGACCTCAGCGCGATCGGCCTGACCAACCAGCGGCAGACGGCCCTCGTCTGGGAGAAGGACACCGGGCGGCCCATCTACAACGCGATCGTGTGGGCCTCGCGCCACTCGGTCGACATCGTCGAGCAGTGGGTCGCGGAGGGGCACGGCGAGACCATCCGCAGCAAGACCGGCCGCACGCCGGACGCCTTCTACTCCGCGTCGAAGATCCGCTGGATCCTCGACGCGGTCCCCGGGGCGCAGGAGCGTGCCGAGAAGGGCGAGCTGCTCGCGGGCACGATCGACACGTGGCTCGTCTGGAACCTCACGGGCCGGGAGGCGTTCGTCACGGACTACTCCAACGGCGCCGAGACCATGATGATGAACCTCGAGACGCTCGACTGGGACGACGAGCTGCTCTCGATATACGGCATCCCGCGCGTCATGCTGCCGCGCATCGTCCCGTCCGACACCGTCGTCGGCGACGCGGCGCCGTCGTTCGGGGCCCCGGTCCCGATCGCCGCGAACATGGGCGACCAGCAGGCCGGGCTCTTCGGCCAGGCCGCGTTCAAGCCCGGCCAGGCGAAGATGACGTACGGCACCGCGGGCGTCCTCAACATCAACGCCGGCAGCTCGACGGCGTACGTGCCCGGTCTCACGACGACCGCGGCGTGGGGCGTGGGCGGCGACATCGCGTACGAGATCGAGGGCGTCGTGTACGCCATGGGCAAGACCATGCAGTGGCTGCGCGACGACATGAAGCTCATCCACGCCGCGCCGGACAGCGAGTGGTATGCGGGTCAGGTCGCGAGCACGGAGGGCGTCTACCTCGTCCCGGCGTTCACCGGCCTCGGGGCGCCCGACTGGGACTCCTACGCGCGCGCCGCGATCGTCGGCATCTCCAACGCGACGAATCGCCTGCACATCATCCGCGCGGGCGTGGAGTCGATGGTCTACCAGACGCGCGACCTCGTGCAGGCCGCGCTCGACCAGTCCGACATCACCATCCCGGAGATCCGCGTCGACGGCGGGGCGGTGAAGAACAACCTGCTGTGCCAGATGACCGCGGACATCACGGGCATCCCGGTGATCCGGCCGCGCGTGCAGGAGGCGACGATCTACGGGGCCATGCTCATGGCCGGCATCGCGACGGGCGTCTACGGCTCGCTCGACGAGGTGTCGAGCCGCTGGCAGCAGGACCGCGTGTTCGAGCCGGCGATGAGCCGTGACCAGGCGGACACGCTGTACGCCGGGTGGCGCGAGGCGCGCGAGCTGACTAAGGGCTGGGCGCGCAAGGTGCCGGGCGCCGCGGCCTGA
- a CDS encoding GntR family transcriptional regulator, with the protein MPQTLDRDGSTPLYIQLANILREKIEGGEWAVNHKIPSENELNQTYGISRMTARQVLAQLANEGLIFRVQGKGTFVAPRKISTRSPAYKGIREQLEQMGYATSTQLLGMELGTPPSNVARTLGLPSGAHAYTVRRLRLVEDEPISLHTSYIPQALAEDLDRHDPAERQLCAILEDAYGLRMDHVVETLETTTPSAADARVLGVGRTAPLLLLTQQISTATGTPFEHSRILFRGDKIRLEFHYDL; encoded by the coding sequence ATGCCCCAGACACTCGACCGCGACGGTTCGACACCGCTGTACATCCAACTCGCGAACATCCTGCGCGAGAAGATCGAGGGCGGCGAGTGGGCGGTGAACCACAAGATCCCGTCCGAGAACGAGCTCAACCAGACCTACGGGATCAGCCGCATGACGGCGCGCCAGGTCCTCGCGCAGCTCGCGAACGAAGGACTCATCTTCCGCGTCCAGGGCAAGGGCACGTTCGTGGCCCCGCGCAAGATCAGCACGCGCTCCCCCGCGTACAAGGGCATCCGCGAGCAGCTCGAGCAGATGGGGTACGCCACCTCTACCCAGCTGCTCGGCATGGAGCTCGGCACGCCGCCGAGCAACGTCGCGCGCACGCTCGGGCTGCCGTCGGGAGCCCATGCCTACACCGTGCGCCGCCTGCGCCTCGTCGAGGACGAGCCGATCAGCCTCCACACGTCCTACATCCCGCAGGCGCTCGCCGAGGACCTCGACCGCCACGACCCCGCCGAGCGTCAGCTGTGCGCGATCCTCGAGGACGCGTACGGCCTGCGCATGGACCACGTCGTCGAGACGCTCGAGACGACGACCCCCTCGGCCGCCGACGCGCGCGTCCTGGGCGTCGGCCGCACCGCGCCGCTCCTGCTGCTCACGCAGCAGATCTCCACCGCGACGGGCACGCCCTTCGAGCACTCGCGCATCCTCTTCCGGGGCGACAAGATCCGCCTCGAGTTCCACTACGACCTCTGA
- a CDS encoding dihydrolipoamide acetyltransferase family protein: MATYLRLPGVSADSDEAALEGWSVEAGQKIAAGDVVATVETEKAVVDIECDQDGVVHALVVEAGTLVPVGDPIAVLLAPDEDPAAGDALLAELGLGPASDAAEPAPEPAPPAAPAAQEPAPVAPAPAEPAPAEPAPAAPAADAPAAPAAPAGPGANGGRIFASPLARRMARDAGLGLDQLDGTGPGGRIVRDDVLRAIAAAQSPAAATAAPAEAPEAPRPATTCATRAASAPAEPPVAATAATGAPAVRTSAYGPYEEVPHSKLRRLVASRLQASKQEAPHFYLRARVRVDELLALRATVNASSPVRVSVNDFFVRAAARALVDVPEMNVVWTPDAVLRFERADVSVAVASERGLVTPVVRGADSLSLGALSTAVKDLVARAGEGRLQQDELEGGALTVTNLGMYGVREFDAIINPPQVGILAVGAAVAEPVVVDGEVQVATVVHLTLSVDHRPVDGVVAARFLARLTEIVENPLQALV, from the coding sequence ATGGCAACCTACCTGAGACTGCCCGGCGTGTCCGCCGACTCCGACGAGGCGGCGCTCGAGGGCTGGTCCGTGGAGGCCGGGCAGAAGATCGCCGCGGGCGACGTCGTGGCGACCGTCGAGACCGAGAAGGCGGTCGTCGACATCGAGTGCGACCAGGACGGCGTCGTGCACGCCCTCGTCGTCGAGGCGGGGACGCTCGTCCCGGTGGGCGACCCCATCGCGGTGCTCCTCGCGCCGGACGAGGACCCGGCCGCCGGCGACGCGCTCCTCGCGGAGCTCGGCCTCGGCCCGGCGTCCGACGCGGCGGAGCCCGCGCCGGAGCCGGCGCCGCCCGCTGCCCCGGCTGCGCAGGAGCCTGCTCCGGTCGCACCCGCCCCGGCGGAGCCCGCCCCGGCGGAGCCCGCGCCGGCGGCGCCCGCGGCCGACGCCCCGGCCGCACCGGCCGCACCGGCCGGGCCGGGCGCGAACGGCGGGCGGATCTTCGCGAGCCCGCTCGCGCGCCGGATGGCGCGCGACGCGGGGCTCGGGCTCGACCAGCTCGACGGCACCGGCCCCGGCGGTCGCATCGTGCGCGACGACGTCCTGCGCGCGATCGCCGCCGCGCAGTCGCCGGCGGCGGCGACCGCGGCCCCGGCGGAGGCGCCCGAGGCGCCGCGACCTGCGACGACGTGCGCGACCCGGGCCGCGAGCGCCCCCGCCGAGCCGCCCGTGGCGGCGACCGCGGCGACGGGCGCACCCGCCGTGCGGACGTCGGCGTACGGGCCGTACGAGGAGGTCCCGCACTCGAAGCTGCGTCGTCTCGTGGCCTCGCGGCTGCAGGCGAGCAAGCAGGAGGCGCCGCACTTCTACCTGCGCGCGCGGGTCCGGGTCGACGAGTTGCTCGCGCTGCGCGCGACCGTCAACGCCTCGTCGCCCGTGCGCGTCTCGGTCAACGACTTCTTCGTCCGGGCGGCGGCGCGCGCCCTCGTCGACGTGCCCGAGATGAACGTCGTGTGGACGCCCGACGCCGTGCTGCGCTTCGAGCGCGCCGACGTCTCGGTGGCGGTGGCCTCCGAGCGCGGGCTCGTGACGCCGGTGGTGCGCGGGGCGGACTCGCTCTCGCTCGGTGCGCTCTCGACGGCCGTCAAGGACCTCGTCGCGCGCGCCGGTGAGGGCCGTCTGCAGCAGGACGAGCTCGAGGGCGGTGCGCTGACCGTGACGAACCTCGGCATGTACGGCGTCCGGGAGTTCGACGCGATCATCAACCCTCCGCAGGTGGGCATCCTCGCGGTGGGGGCGGCGGTCGCGGAGCCGGTCGTCGTGGACGGCGAGGTCCAGGTCGCGACGGTCGTGCACCTGACGCTGTCGGTCGACCACCGCCCGGTCGACGGCGTGGTGGCGGCCCGCTTCCTCGCCCGTCTCACGGAGATCGTGGAGAACCCGTTGCAGGCGCTCGTCTGA
- a CDS encoding class II fructose-bisphosphate aldolase: MPIAPTLALVDEAQRRGYAVPAVNIADDLSARAVIAAADGARSPVILQTSVKTVRSIGARHLSRLVHSAAEEATVPVALHLDHCPDRAVITEVLAEGWSSVLFDASDRPLDVAWRETAEVVREAHAAGAAVESEIENIVGVEDGVGSDEALHSYSVEQLVEVARDTGTDLLAPALGTAHGLYTADPVLRVDRVESLRALSDLPVVLHGGTGLRDEDFRAFIAAGVSKINISTALKLAYMRTAKQHLDECERTGRWEPVKMFDAVLVAVRDEIATHIEVFGSSRDAAGAAA, encoded by the coding sequence ATGCCCATCGCCCCGACCCTGGCCCTCGTCGACGAGGCGCAGCGTCGCGGATATGCCGTACCCGCGGTCAACATCGCGGACGACCTCTCCGCGCGAGCCGTCATCGCGGCCGCCGACGGCGCGCGGTCGCCCGTGATCCTGCAGACGTCCGTCAAGACGGTGAGGAGCATCGGCGCCCGGCACCTGTCGCGCCTCGTGCACTCCGCGGCCGAGGAGGCGACCGTCCCGGTCGCCCTGCACCTCGACCACTGCCCCGACCGGGCCGTCATCACCGAGGTGCTCGCCGAAGGGTGGTCGTCCGTCCTCTTCGACGCGTCCGACCGACCCCTCGACGTCGCGTGGCGCGAGACCGCCGAGGTCGTGCGCGAGGCGCACGCCGCGGGGGCCGCCGTCGAGTCGGAGATCGAGAACATCGTGGGGGTCGAGGACGGCGTCGGGTCCGACGAGGCCCTGCACTCCTACAGCGTCGAACAGCTCGTCGAGGTCGCGCGCGACACCGGCACGGACCTGCTCGCTCCCGCCCTCGGCACCGCGCACGGCCTCTACACGGCCGATCCCGTGCTGCGGGTCGACCGCGTGGAGAGCCTGCGCGCGCTGAGCGACCTGCCCGTCGTGCTGCACGGCGGCACGGGTCTGCGCGACGAGGACTTCCGGGCGTTCATCGCGGCCGGCGTGTCCAAGATCAACATCTCCACCGCCCTGAAGCTCGCCTACATGCGGACCGCAAAGCAGCACCTCGACGAGTGCGAGCGCACCGGCCGGTGGGAGCCCGTGAAGATGTTCGACGCCGTGCTGGTCGCCGTCCGCGACGAGATCGCGACGCACATCGAGGTCTTCGGGTCGTCCCGGGACGCGGCGGGGGCGGCCGCATGA
- the glpD gene encoding glycerol-3-phosphate dehydrogenase — MGGTPRADAPRLDSKTYDMVIVGAGINGAAIARDAALRGLDVALVERGDYGGETSSWNSRLIHGGLRYLEHGELRLVHESLHDREHLWHVAPHLVTPLPFVVPLYRHNHVPGWMLRVGMVLYDGLSLRKSVPRHRAMTRDATHLELPGLGLDGLDGAVRYYDGQVVYPERLVLETVLDACRHGADVLNHAEVTEILVEDGAARGVRVHDAESGEELVVRGRCVVNAAGPWVDHLAHGLPLPRQIGGTKGTHLVVDPFPGAPDAAIYFEARSDNRAILVIPWNGRYLIGTTDDRYDGDPGAARGTREEVDYLLAETNALVPSAGLTVDDVLLTYSGVRPLPHRPGAKPGAIPRSHLVETHVEVPRLVSVVGGKLTPHLSLGREVVDKVARLLSLDVLASTAADTPLPGAPSTGSWEDERGRVLADLPFPAEVAERLVRVYGAVAREIGESARRDPRLAQVLGEGRGAVTLAELAHVVEREHATTLTDVLQRRTMVGIEPGLGLDVAEGVADVLGDMLGWDAERRDAEVAAHRTYVRRLLGGTAADDDADETPASAAHAA, encoded by the coding sequence ATGGGTGGTACACCGCGAGCCGACGCACCACGGCTCGACAGCAAGACCTACGACATGGTGATCGTCGGCGCCGGGATCAACGGCGCCGCGATCGCGCGCGACGCCGCGCTCCGCGGGCTCGACGTCGCGCTCGTCGAGCGCGGCGACTACGGCGGCGAGACGTCGTCGTGGAACAGCCGCCTGATCCACGGCGGCCTGCGCTACCTCGAGCACGGCGAGCTCCGCCTCGTCCACGAGTCGCTGCACGACCGCGAGCACCTGTGGCACGTCGCACCGCACCTCGTCACCCCGCTCCCCTTCGTGGTGCCGCTCTACCGGCACAACCACGTCCCGGGGTGGATGCTCCGCGTCGGCATGGTGCTCTACGACGGCCTGTCGCTGCGCAAGTCGGTGCCGCGCCACCGCGCCATGACGCGCGACGCGACCCATCTCGAGCTCCCGGGCCTCGGGCTCGACGGGCTCGACGGCGCGGTGCGGTACTACGACGGTCAGGTGGTCTACCCCGAGCGGCTCGTGCTCGAGACCGTCCTCGACGCGTGCCGGCACGGCGCCGACGTGCTCAACCACGCCGAGGTCACCGAGATCCTCGTCGAGGACGGCGCGGCCCGCGGCGTCCGTGTGCACGACGCCGAGAGCGGCGAGGAGCTCGTCGTGCGGGGCCGGTGCGTCGTCAACGCCGCGGGCCCCTGGGTCGACCACCTCGCCCACGGCCTGCCCCTGCCCCGGCAGATCGGCGGGACGAAGGGCACGCACCTCGTCGTCGACCCCTTCCCCGGGGCCCCGGACGCGGCGATCTACTTCGAGGCGCGCAGCGACAACCGGGCGATCCTCGTCATCCCGTGGAACGGCCGCTACCTCATCGGGACGACCGACGACCGCTACGACGGCGACCCCGGTGCCGCGCGCGGGACCCGGGAGGAGGTCGACTACCTGCTGGCGGAGACGAACGCCCTCGTGCCGTCCGCCGGGCTGACGGTCGACGACGTGCTCCTCACCTACTCCGGCGTCCGGCCGCTCCCCCACCGCCCCGGCGCGAAGCCCGGCGCGATCCCGCGCAGCCACCTCGTCGAGACCCACGTCGAGGTGCCGCGGCTCGTGTCCGTCGTCGGCGGCAAGCTCACCCCGCACCTGAGCCTCGGTCGCGAGGTCGTCGACAAGGTCGCCCGCCTCCTCAGCCTCGACGTCCTCGCCTCCACCGCGGCCGACACCCCGCTCCCCGGCGCCCCGAGCACGGGGTCGTGGGAGGACGAGCGCGGGCGCGTGCTCGCGGACCTGCCGTTCCCGGCCGAGGTCGCCGAGCGCCTCGTCCGCGTCTACGGCGCCGTGGCCCGCGAGATCGGCGAGAGCGCACGGCGCGACCCGCGGCTCGCGCAGGTCCTGGGCGAGGGCCGGGGCGCGGTGACGCTCGCAGAGCTCGCGCACGTCGTCGAGCGCGAGCACGCGACGACGCTGACGGACGTCCTGCAGCGCCGCACGATGGTCGGCATCGAGCCCGGGCTCGGCCTGGACGTCGCCGAGGGCGTCGCCGACGTGCTCGGCGACATGCTCGGGTGGGACGCCGAGCGTCGGGACGCGGAGGTCGCGGCCCACCGCACCTACGTCCGACGTCTGCTCGGCGGCACCGCGGCCGACGACGACGCCGACGAGACCCCGGCCTCCGCGGCGCACGCCGCGTGA
- a CDS encoding triose-phosphate isomerase family protein yields the protein MLPRTLVGCSTKGYLGLAETRSWAERVASGLAARGGGDGVYACVPHPLVTVLSEGFAGTGADVGVQDVSPHPRGPYTGEVSAELLAELGVRYVMVGHPERVRHVGETPELFGRKVRAAVGHGLVPILVVGEPERSAEPEPVLRAQLDAAFGGLPDDAEVVVAYEPTWAIGAAEPAPADHVLRTVGVLRTLVDERVARSRVLYGGSAGPGTFAAIARAGAGGDPRDVPDGVFLGRGGLDPDAFLATVAEVRAAVGAVV from the coding sequence ATGCTTCCCAGGACGCTCGTCGGGTGCAGCACCAAGGGCTATCTCGGGCTCGCGGAGACGCGGTCCTGGGCCGAGCGCGTCGCGAGCGGGCTCGCGGCGCGCGGGGGCGGTGACGGGGTCTACGCGTGCGTCCCCCACCCGCTCGTCACGGTGCTCTCCGAAGGGTTCGCCGGGACCGGCGCCGACGTGGGGGTGCAGGACGTCTCCCCGCACCCCAGGGGCCCCTACACCGGCGAGGTGAGCGCGGAGCTGCTCGCCGAGCTCGGCGTGCGGTACGTCATGGTCGGACACCCGGAGCGCGTGCGGCACGTCGGCGAGACGCCCGAGCTCTTCGGTCGCAAGGTCCGGGCCGCCGTCGGGCACGGCCTCGTCCCGATCCTCGTCGTGGGCGAGCCGGAGCGGAGCGCGGAGCCCGAGCCGGTCCTGCGCGCCCAGCTGGACGCGGCGTTCGGCGGCCTGCCCGACGACGCGGAGGTCGTCGTCGCGTACGAGCCCACGTGGGCCATCGGCGCGGCCGAGCCGGCGCCGGCGGACCACGTGCTGCGGACGGTGGGCGTGCTCCGCACGCTCGTCGACGAGCGAGTCGCGCGCTCGCGCGTGCTCTACGGCGGGTCGGCCGGGCCGGGGACGTTCGCCGCGATCGCGCGAGCCGGCGCCGGCGGGGACCCGCGCGACGTGCCGGACGGCGTGTTCCTCGGTCGCGGAGGCCTGGACCCGGACGCGTTCCTCGCGACGGTGGCCGAGGTCCGGGCCGCCGTGGGTGCGGTCGTCTAG
- a CDS encoding HAD-IA family hydrolase codes for MTRALVLDCDGVLADTERDGHLVAFNRAFAELGHTIEWSATEYAALLRVGGGKERLKAYLAEHPEVDLARGGDLDEAVRAAHLRKSEIYVELVEQGALPGRPGVRRLVHEALDAGWQVAVASTSAQRSVEAVLRSVVGEEDYARVAGVFAGDVVPAKKPAPDIYLLAIDRLGRSPEEVVVVEDSAAGATAASRAGLRHLVTVSTFTTEDEFPDASLVVDHLGEPDLPATVLAGPDVLSDKLVDVAALEALLR; via the coding sequence ATGACGCGCGCACTGGTCCTGGACTGCGACGGCGTCCTCGCGGACACCGAGCGCGACGGCCACCTCGTCGCGTTCAACCGGGCGTTCGCGGAGCTCGGGCACACGATCGAGTGGTCGGCGACGGAGTACGCCGCGCTCCTGCGCGTCGGCGGCGGCAAGGAGCGCCTCAAGGCGTACCTGGCCGAGCACCCCGAGGTCGACCTCGCGCGCGGCGGCGACCTCGACGAGGCCGTGCGAGCGGCGCACCTGCGCAAGAGCGAGATCTACGTCGAGCTCGTCGAGCAGGGCGCGCTGCCGGGGCGCCCCGGCGTGCGCCGACTCGTGCACGAGGCGCTCGACGCCGGGTGGCAGGTCGCCGTGGCGTCGACGTCCGCGCAGCGCAGCGTCGAGGCCGTCCTGCGGTCCGTCGTCGGCGAGGAGGACTACGCGCGCGTCGCCGGGGTGTTCGCCGGGGACGTCGTGCCTGCCAAGAAGCCCGCCCCGGACATCTACCTGCTCGCGATCGACCGGCTCGGCCGGTCGCCCGAGGAGGTCGTCGTGGTCGAGGACTCCGCCGCGGGCGCGACGGCCGCGAGCCGCGCCGGGCTGCGGCACCTCGTGACCGTGAGCACGTTCACGACCGAGGACGAGTTCCCGGACGCCTCGCTCGTGGTCGACCACCTCGGCGAGCCGGACCTGCCGGCGACGGTGCTGGCCGGTCCGGACGTGCTGAGCGACAAGCTCGTCGACGTGGCCGCGCTGGAGGCGCTCCTGCGCTGA